One segment of Geomonas ferrireducens DNA contains the following:
- a CDS encoding mechanosensitive ion channel family protein, whose amino-acid sequence MDNMAEFNKLAVAYATEYGTKLLAVILFWLVGRWLIGLVGRMLHGVLERQKVDPTLMRYIGNFLSVTLNIILVVAILGYCGIQTTTFAALVAGIGIAIGAAWGGLLSNLAAGIFLIVLHPFKVGDFISAGGVTGTVKEIGLFITTIDTPENVLAMVGNSKIFGDTIQNFSANAFRRVELKCQLAGGADHVAAMQLLREKIAGVPNVLAEPSVQVEILEFVAAGPVLAVRPFCHNDHYWQVYFDGNKVIRESLAEAGFPAPMPAQMVFVQKTFP is encoded by the coding sequence ATGGACAACATGGCGGAGTTCAACAAGCTCGCGGTCGCTTATGCAACGGAGTACGGAACCAAGCTCCTGGCGGTGATTCTTTTCTGGTTGGTGGGACGCTGGCTCATCGGGTTGGTTGGCCGCATGCTGCATGGTGTGCTCGAGAGGCAGAAAGTCGATCCCACCCTCATGCGCTACATCGGCAATTTCCTCTCTGTCACCCTGAACATAATCCTCGTCGTCGCCATCCTCGGTTACTGCGGCATCCAGACCACGACCTTCGCCGCCCTCGTGGCAGGCATCGGCATCGCGATAGGCGCCGCATGGGGAGGACTTCTTTCCAACCTGGCGGCCGGTATCTTCCTCATCGTGCTGCACCCGTTCAAGGTGGGAGACTTCATAAGTGCAGGCGGCGTGACCGGAACGGTCAAGGAGATCGGCCTTTTCATCACCACCATAGACACCCCCGAAAACGTACTGGCCATGGTCGGCAACAGCAAGATCTTCGGGGACACCATCCAGAACTTTTCCGCCAACGCCTTTCGCCGAGTCGAGCTCAAGTGCCAGTTGGCCGGCGGTGCGGACCACGTGGCGGCGATGCAACTGTTAAGGGAGAAGATTGCCGGGGTCCCCAACGTTCTTGCCGAGCCGTCGGTGCAGGTGGAGATCCTCGAGTTCGTCGCGGCAGGGCCGGTGCTGGCGGTGCGTCCGTTCTGCCACAACGATCACTACTGGCAGGTCTACTTCGACGGCAACAAGGTGATACGGGAGAGCCTGGCGGAAGCTGGTTTCCCGGCACCGATGCCGGCGCAGATGGTGTTCGTGCAGAAAACCTTCCCCTGA
- the nrfD gene encoding NrfD/PsrC family molybdoenzyme membrane anchor subunit, with amino-acid sequence MSPEIIQPPEWAWYYIAVYFFVAGTSAGAYFIGAMEELFGSGREREVSRAACYIAFPLLILVPIPLIADLGRPERFWHLFIYNQGGYPYLNLISPMSVGSWVLLIFSVCTLLSFLDNLVADRVISFPLFSRYYNRIPRRLYAVFGSLAGFFIAGYTGVLLNVTASPFWAATSPFMGALFIVSGASTGAAAISLYLIWRRRNSGGEVERLEAFDRVVMVSELVLIALLLILAGRTALPLMTLPFVAMFWLGTVALGIVAPLWFKYRFRRHPFGDAPVLAHYLCILAGGLLLRISLLQAGQL; translated from the coding sequence ATGAGTCCTGAGATCATTCAGCCCCCGGAATGGGCCTGGTACTACATCGCGGTCTACTTCTTCGTGGCAGGCACCTCGGCCGGTGCCTACTTCATCGGCGCCATGGAGGAGCTGTTCGGCAGCGGCAGGGAGCGCGAGGTGAGCCGCGCCGCCTGCTACATCGCCTTCCCGCTCCTCATCCTCGTCCCCATCCCGCTCATCGCGGACCTGGGACGGCCGGAGCGCTTCTGGCACCTGTTCATCTACAACCAGGGGGGATACCCGTACCTGAACCTCATCTCCCCCATGTCGGTGGGGTCCTGGGTCCTGCTGATCTTCAGCGTCTGCACCCTGCTCTCCTTTCTGGACAACCTGGTGGCAGACCGGGTGATCTCCTTCCCCCTCTTCTCCAGGTACTACAACCGCATCCCGAGGCGCCTCTACGCCGTCTTCGGCTCCCTGGCCGGTTTTTTCATCGCGGGGTACACCGGCGTTCTCCTGAACGTCACCGCGAGCCCCTTCTGGGCTGCCACCTCACCCTTCATGGGGGCACTCTTCATCGTCTCCGGCGCTTCGACCGGGGCCGCCGCCATTTCGCTCTACCTCATCTGGCGCAGGCGCAACTCCGGCGGCGAGGTGGAAAGACTGGAGGCGTTCGACCGCGTCGTCATGGTCTCCGAGCTCGTGCTCATCGCGCTGCTCCTGATTCTTGCCGGTCGCACCGCGCTTCCGCTGATGACGCTCCCCTTCGTGGCCATGTTCTGGTTGGGTACCGTGGCGCTCGGCATCGTGGCGCCTCTGTGGTTCAAGTACCGCTTCCGCCGGCATCCCTTCGGGGACGCACCGGTGCTGGCGCATTACCTGTGCATCCTGGCGGGAGGGCTCCTTTTGAGGATCAGCCTGCTGCAGGCGGGACAGTTGTGA
- a CDS encoding MotA/TolQ/ExbB proton channel family protein, with product MHTIVRFFQMGGFFMFPILMVLAAGIAISVERWLHLTRVKKDNSQTWDQLQPVLAAGDFDRARDMVNEDGSTIAQMLSMGLARQGAVRRREDIEIAMEESLMEIIPQLEKRTPYLALLSNIATLFGLLGTIMGLIAAFTAVATASPAEKAALLAASISEAMNCTAFGLMSAIPLLLIHARLTSTTGQIVGSLEMVSVKALNSISTFAKRAY from the coding sequence ATGCACACAATCGTAAGGTTTTTCCAGATGGGTGGGTTCTTCATGTTCCCGATTCTCATGGTGCTGGCGGCAGGGATCGCCATTTCGGTGGAGCGCTGGCTCCATCTGACCCGGGTCAAGAAGGACAACAGCCAGACCTGGGATCAACTGCAGCCGGTGCTGGCGGCGGGGGATTTCGACCGGGCGCGCGACATGGTCAACGAGGACGGCTCAACCATCGCGCAGATGCTCTCCATGGGGCTTGCGCGCCAGGGTGCGGTGAGAAGGCGTGAGGACATCGAGATCGCCATGGAGGAGAGCCTCATGGAGATCATCCCGCAGTTGGAGAAGCGCACCCCGTACCTCGCGCTTCTCTCGAACATCGCCACCCTCTTCGGACTTCTGGGCACCATCATGGGCCTCATCGCGGCCTTCACCGCGGTCGCAACGGCGAGCCCGGCCGAGAAGGCTGCGCTCCTTGCCGCGAGCATCTCCGAGGCGATGAACTGCACCGCCTTCGGCCTCATGTCCGCCATTCCGCTTCTTTTGATCCACGCCCGCCTCACCTCGACCACAGGGCAGATCGTCGGGAGCCTGGAGATGGTTTCGGTGAAGGCGCTGAACAGCATCTCCACCTTCGCCAAGCGCGCGTACTGA
- a CDS encoding formate dehydrogenase accessory protein FdhE, with amino-acid sequence MTAERNADQVLRRLEEIATKSPELRVTARLYEALLPAWQKAEVAGAVAPFDGIKLGQVLKGGTPLLAAADIEVDLDGGAAVLLAMLRAVGELEPPAVRRSIWRRWGRPAEVWSESEAASLAALRRSARELLGGIDAGEIDPAELLALAASGDLAGFSARVARGTADWELPWTVAHHALRPFLHEVRSRAPLVEIGVWQRGECYVCGAAATFAELQDDDQVKHLRCTECGADWHHPRLQCHHCGNEDHATLRYLYVDGSDHRRVEVCDVCRSYLKVIASFTPTSTDLLVVEDLATLDLDFLAQHKGYCRPCRGVAL; translated from the coding sequence ATGACTGCGGAACGAAACGCCGACCAAGTGCTGCGGCGCCTGGAAGAGATAGCGACGAAGTCGCCGGAACTACGGGTCACGGCCCGACTGTACGAGGCGTTGCTTCCCGCGTGGCAGAAGGCGGAGGTGGCCGGTGCCGTCGCGCCGTTCGACGGAATCAAACTGGGCCAAGTGCTGAAAGGTGGGACACCGCTGCTTGCCGCCGCCGACATCGAGGTGGACTTAGACGGCGGGGCGGCGGTGCTGCTTGCCATGCTGCGTGCCGTCGGGGAACTGGAACCGCCTGCGGTGCGGCGGAGCATCTGGCGTCGTTGGGGACGGCCTGCCGAGGTGTGGAGCGAAAGTGAGGCGGCGTCTCTGGCGGCGCTGCGCCGTTCAGCCCGGGAGCTGCTTGGCGGCATCGACGCGGGAGAGATTGACCCTGCTGAGTTGCTTGCACTGGCGGCGTCGGGCGATCTTGCAGGGTTCAGCGCCCGGGTTGCCAGGGGAACTGCGGATTGGGAGCTACCCTGGACTGTGGCGCACCACGCTCTGAGGCCCTTCCTGCACGAAGTGCGCAGCCGGGCTCCCCTCGTGGAGATCGGGGTGTGGCAGCGCGGCGAGTGCTACGTCTGCGGCGCTGCCGCCACCTTCGCGGAGCTGCAGGACGACGACCAGGTGAAGCACCTGCGCTGCACCGAGTGCGGCGCCGACTGGCACCACCCGCGGCTGCAGTGTCATCACTGCGGCAACGAGGACCATGCGACCCTCAGGTATCTCTACGTCGACGGAAGCGACCACCGCCGCGTGGAGGTCTGCGACGTCTGCCGCAGTTACCTAAAGGTGATCGCCTCCTTCACCCCGACCTCCACCGACTTGCTCGTGGTCGAGGACCTTGCCACCCTGGACCTCGACTTCCTGGCGCAGCACAAAGGGTACTGCAGGCCGTGCCGTGGGGTAGCCCTGTGA
- a CDS encoding ExbD/TolR family protein, whose product MARRKRRQKEELDMDIMEVLNLTPMMDVFTVLVVFLLITAVFTSITIMELSVPTGAGAAAAGKPNFAIEVIVRKAGLEIANGKSVEAVIPKKGDKYDLEKLSEVMRGIKAQYPDKEDATVLMEPKVEYDYLVQVMDVVRSAVVKTPGSTLGARVTLFPKISIGDAP is encoded by the coding sequence ATGGCAAGACGTAAAAGAAGGCAGAAGGAAGAACTGGACATGGACATCATGGAGGTTCTGAACCTCACCCCTATGATGGACGTGTTCACCGTTCTCGTCGTCTTTCTGCTCATCACCGCGGTCTTCACGAGTATCACCATCATGGAACTGAGCGTCCCGACCGGGGCGGGAGCGGCCGCCGCCGGCAAGCCGAACTTCGCCATCGAGGTGATAGTCCGCAAGGCGGGGCTCGAGATCGCCAATGGCAAGTCGGTGGAGGCCGTCATCCCGAAAAAGGGGGACAAGTACGATCTTGAGAAGCTCTCCGAGGTGATGCGCGGCATCAAGGCCCAGTACCCGGACAAGGAGGACGCCACCGTCCTCATGGAGCCAAAGGTCGAATACGACTACCTGGTCCAGGTGATGGACGTGGTGCGCAGCGCCGTGGTCAAGACGCCGGGGAGCACGCTGGGGGCGAGGGTGACCCTCTTCCCGAAGATATCGATAGGAGACGCACCATGA
- the fdnG gene encoding formate dehydrogenase-N subunit alpha: protein MGISRRKFLKVTSGIVGGGVAAELGILNVDTAAAAAKAGKVPIKSGRQIPSICPYCAVGCGQIVTVDDAGVIVDIQGNPDSPINQGTLCPKGAATLQLVKNEQRWNTVKYRAPGSDRWEEKPLDWAMSRIAELTKKTRDANFNEFQDMPDGKGGTIRKRVMNTYAIASLGGATMDNEWNYLHQKLMHALGVVYLENQARIUHSSTVPGLGTTFGRGGSTTFPRDLERSNAVLIMGSNMAECHPVAFRWPLKAKTDHGAVLMHVDPRFTRTSAACDVHVPIRAGSDIVFLGAIINYVINSRRWNEDPFYREFVVNYTNAATLVNPDFKGTEELDGVFSGLAPDGKSYANATWSYQRNPAPGKGKGGLGPFSDLLLQQLPGRPKTDPTMQDPHCVLQIIKRHYARYTPALVEKVCGCSAEQFTKVAQTMLENSGRDRTANITYAVGWTQHTVGVQIIRAAGMLQALLGNIGRPGGGVLALRGHATIQGSTDIATLYHSLPAYLNMPDGRKKHDSLKDFILTEAGPVATSYWGNYPKFAVSYFKAQFGAAATAENDYGYDYHPKITGDHSHMPMMLDMGAGKIKGFFVMGQNPAVGGQNARLQRKALAKLDWMVVRDYFETETASFWRNSPEILSGELKSADIKTEVFFLPAAAVAEMEGSFTNTQRLLQQHDKAADPPGDARSDSWFTYHLGKRLQAMYRDSANTLDWGIKNLAWDYEPDAKEVAPWRIKDEPSAYRVLKEINGYTVADGKPLATFANLKEDGTTICGAWIYTGVVPEEGKNNAARRKPDEWISPNWGFAWPANRHIMYNRASADSQGRPWSEAKKLVLWDPDADSGTKDPAGNPVRGKWVAPSGEGIDFQPTKAPAMVGKDAALGFDWLSGNDAFIMRADGKAWLFAPAGLVDGPLPAHYEPYESPVANRVYRQQSNPVAKVWRTDGNVYHGVADPKYPIVVSTYRVTEHHLSGTMSRWLPWLAELMPELFCEVSPELAAEKGIKNAGYVTIVTARGEIEARALVTRRIKPFVIDGKKVHEIGLPWHWGWQGNAKGDVANDLSAMVGDPNVSIHEGKVFTCDIRAGRKGGRS, encoded by the coding sequence ATGGGAATCAGCCGGCGCAAGTTCCTGAAGGTCACTTCCGGCATCGTTGGCGGCGGTGTCGCCGCGGAACTCGGAATCTTGAACGTCGATACGGCCGCTGCCGCGGCAAAAGCGGGCAAGGTGCCGATAAAAAGCGGCAGGCAGATACCCAGCATCTGTCCCTACTGCGCGGTCGGCTGCGGCCAGATCGTCACCGTGGACGATGCCGGCGTCATCGTCGACATCCAGGGCAACCCCGACTCCCCGATCAACCAGGGGACCCTCTGTCCCAAAGGCGCCGCGACGCTCCAGCTCGTAAAGAACGAACAGCGCTGGAACACGGTGAAATACCGCGCTCCGGGGAGCGACCGTTGGGAGGAGAAGCCACTCGACTGGGCGATGAGCCGGATCGCGGAGCTGACGAAGAAAACCCGCGACGCGAATTTCAATGAGTTCCAGGACATGCCCGACGGCAAGGGGGGGACCATCCGGAAGCGGGTGATGAACACCTACGCCATCGCCTCCCTGGGCGGCGCCACCATGGACAACGAGTGGAACTATCTGCACCAAAAGCTCATGCACGCGCTCGGGGTCGTTTACCTGGAAAACCAGGCCCGCATTTGACACTCCTCGACGGTCCCCGGTCTGGGGACCACGTTCGGCCGCGGCGGCTCCACCACCTTCCCGCGCGACCTGGAGCGCTCCAACGCCGTCCTCATCATGGGCTCGAACATGGCGGAGTGCCACCCCGTCGCCTTCCGCTGGCCGCTCAAGGCGAAGACCGACCATGGGGCCGTGCTCATGCACGTCGATCCCCGCTTCACCCGCACCTCGGCCGCCTGCGATGTCCATGTCCCGATCCGCGCCGGGAGCGACATCGTCTTCCTGGGCGCCATCATAAACTACGTGATCAACAGCAGGCGCTGGAATGAGGATCCCTTTTACCGTGAGTTCGTGGTGAACTACACCAACGCCGCCACCCTGGTCAACCCGGACTTCAAGGGGACCGAGGAACTGGACGGCGTCTTCTCCGGTCTCGCCCCGGACGGTAAATCCTATGCCAACGCGACCTGGTCCTATCAGCGAAACCCCGCCCCCGGCAAGGGAAAGGGGGGCTTGGGACCCTTCAGCGACCTTTTGCTGCAGCAACTCCCCGGGCGCCCCAAAACGGACCCCACCATGCAGGACCCGCACTGCGTGCTGCAGATCATCAAAAGGCACTACGCACGCTACACCCCCGCCCTGGTGGAAAAGGTCTGCGGCTGCAGCGCCGAGCAGTTCACCAAGGTGGCGCAGACCATGCTTGAGAACTCCGGGCGTGACAGGACCGCCAACATCACCTACGCCGTGGGGTGGACCCAGCACACCGTCGGGGTGCAGATCATCCGCGCGGCGGGCATGCTGCAGGCGCTTTTAGGCAACATCGGCCGGCCGGGGGGAGGGGTGCTCGCGCTGCGCGGTCACGCCACCATCCAGGGGTCAACGGACATCGCCACCCTGTACCACTCGCTACCCGCATACCTCAACATGCCGGACGGCCGCAAGAAGCACGACTCCCTCAAGGACTTCATCCTGACCGAGGCGGGGCCGGTCGCCACGAGCTACTGGGGGAATTACCCGAAGTTCGCAGTCTCCTACTTCAAGGCCCAGTTCGGCGCCGCGGCCACCGCGGAAAACGACTACGGCTACGACTACCACCCCAAGATCACCGGCGACCATTCCCATATGCCGATGATGCTCGACATGGGTGCCGGCAAGATAAAGGGGTTCTTCGTCATGGGGCAAAACCCGGCGGTGGGGGGGCAGAACGCCCGCCTGCAGCGCAAGGCCCTGGCGAAGCTCGACTGGATGGTGGTGCGGGACTACTTCGAAACCGAAACCGCCTCCTTCTGGCGCAACTCCCCGGAGATCCTCTCCGGTGAGCTGAAGTCAGCCGACATAAAGACCGAGGTCTTCTTCCTCCCGGCCGCCGCCGTTGCCGAGATGGAGGGGTCCTTCACGAACACGCAGCGGTTGTTGCAGCAGCACGACAAGGCCGCCGATCCCCCCGGGGACGCGCGCAGCGACAGCTGGTTCACCTATCACCTCGGCAAGAGGCTCCAGGCGATGTACCGCGACTCGGCGAACACCCTCGACTGGGGCATCAAAAATCTCGCCTGGGATTACGAGCCTGATGCGAAGGAGGTCGCTCCCTGGCGCATCAAGGACGAGCCCTCGGCCTACCGGGTGCTGAAGGAGATCAACGGCTACACGGTAGCCGACGGCAAGCCCCTCGCCACCTTCGCGAATCTGAAGGAGGACGGTACCACGATCTGCGGCGCCTGGATCTACACCGGCGTCGTCCCGGAGGAGGGGAAGAACAACGCGGCGCGCCGAAAGCCCGACGAGTGGATCTCCCCCAACTGGGGCTTCGCCTGGCCGGCGAACCGGCACATCATGTACAACCGCGCCTCGGCGGACAGCCAGGGACGTCCGTGGTCCGAGGCCAAGAAGCTCGTCCTGTGGGACCCGGACGCCGACAGCGGCACCAAGGATCCGGCCGGAAACCCGGTGCGCGGCAAGTGGGTCGCCCCCTCCGGCGAGGGGATCGACTTCCAGCCGACCAAGGCTCCCGCCATGGTCGGGAAGGACGCCGCGCTTGGCTTCGACTGGCTGAGCGGCAACGACGCGTTCATCATGCGCGCCGACGGCAAGGCCTGGCTCTTCGCGCCGGCAGGGCTTGTGGACGGCCCGCTTCCCGCCCACTACGAGCCGTACGAATCACCGGTGGCGAACCGGGTCTACCGGCAGCAGTCAAACCCGGTGGCGAAGGTCTGGCGCACCGACGGCAACGTCTACCACGGCGTCGCCGATCCCAAGTACCCGATCGTCGTCTCCACCTACCGGGTGACCGAACACCACCTAAGCGGCACCATGAGCCGCTGGCTCCCCTGGCTCGCCGAACTGATGCCGGAACTCTTCTGCGAGGTCTCTCCTGAGCTTGCCGCCGAGAAGGGGATCAAGAACGCGGGTTACGTGACCATCGTCACCGCGCGCGGCGAGATCGAGGCGCGCGCCCTGGTGACCCGGCGCATCAAGCCCTTCGTCATCGACGGGAAGAAGGTGCACGAGATCGGCCTCCCCTGGCACTGGGGGTGGCAGGGGAACGCGAAAGGGGACGTCGCCAACGACCTGAGCGCCATGGTTGGGGACCCCAACGTCTCCATCCACGAGGGTAAGGTGTTCACCTGCGACATCAGGGCGGGCAGGAAAGGAGGGCGGAGCTGA
- a CDS encoding porin family protein — protein sequence MKQIIVCGVLAAIIALASGTAMAESIKGRVGVTGRVGFQIPADNEAEFGWGNNKTDAGFVGGVGLIYGIDNNWAMEFDVTHSSFESDTGDFNVTDISLGAQYRFRVPGRGVPYLGAGLDILVADYDPYDGASLDVDTALGAHLKGGLDYFVTKNLALNAEAKFVFAPDTDITYQGIHTGDFDPSSFSGTVGVRYFFN from the coding sequence GTGAAGCAGATCATAGTTTGCGGAGTCCTTGCGGCGATCATAGCGCTCGCATCGGGAACCGCCATGGCGGAAAGCATCAAGGGACGGGTAGGCGTCACCGGCAGGGTCGGTTTCCAGATTCCAGCGGACAACGAAGCCGAATTCGGCTGGGGGAACAACAAGACCGACGCCGGTTTCGTAGGCGGTGTCGGGCTCATCTACGGCATCGACAACAACTGGGCGATGGAGTTCGACGTCACCCACTCAAGCTTCGAATCGGACACCGGCGATTTCAACGTCACCGATATCTCCCTAGGTGCACAGTACCGCTTCAGGGTCCCCGGTAGGGGTGTTCCCTACCTCGGTGCCGGGCTGGACATCCTGGTAGCCGACTACGATCCCTACGACGGGGCCTCCCTCGACGTCGACACCGCCCTCGGCGCCCACCTGAAAGGTGGACTCGACTACTTCGTAACCAAGAACCTGGCCCTCAACGCGGAGGCGAAGTTCGTGTTCGCCCCCGATACCGACATCACCTACCAGGGGATCCACACCGGCGATTTCGATCCCTCGAGCTTTTCCGGGACCGTCGGCGTACGTTATTTCTTCAACTGA
- a CDS encoding 4Fe-4S dicluster domain-containing protein produces MAKGMFVDTTICTGCKACQVACKQWNGLSAEPAHFGKRPGVPYPVADNFTGDSYDNTGTLSATDWRHVRFIEQIDESRREKRWLFSSDSCKHCSDAGCLNACPTKAIVRTDLGNVVVQQETCIGCKFCIPSCPYGVISFSEETGTAHKCTLCNDRIHNGLGTACAKACPTGSIRFGELADLKKRADARLAQLKGKGEQARIYGYEEADGLNVFYLFADRPKVYGQPEDPVVPQRRLVLCSLVTILTALGVGAAALVSFRERLNGRDEEENHES; encoded by the coding sequence ATGGCAAAGGGCATGTTCGTCGACACGACCATCTGCACCGGGTGCAAGGCGTGCCAGGTGGCCTGCAAGCAGTGGAACGGCCTCTCCGCAGAGCCGGCGCACTTCGGGAAGAGGCCCGGGGTTCCCTACCCCGTCGCCGACAACTTCACCGGCGATTCTTACGACAACACTGGGACCCTGAGCGCCACCGACTGGCGCCACGTCCGGTTCATCGAGCAGATCGACGAGTCGCGCCGTGAGAAGCGCTGGCTTTTCTCGAGCGACTCCTGCAAGCACTGCAGCGATGCCGGTTGCCTTAACGCCTGCCCCACGAAGGCGATCGTACGCACCGACCTCGGCAACGTGGTGGTGCAGCAGGAAACCTGCATCGGTTGCAAGTTCTGCATCCCTTCCTGCCCATACGGGGTCATCTCATTCAGCGAGGAGACCGGGACGGCGCACAAGTGCACCCTGTGCAACGACCGCATCCACAACGGCCTCGGCACCGCATGCGCCAAGGCGTGCCCTACCGGGTCGATCCGGTTCGGCGAACTCGCCGACCTGAAAAAGAGGGCCGACGCGCGCCTGGCCCAGTTGAAGGGGAAAGGGGAGCAGGCGCGCATTTACGGTTACGAGGAGGCGGACGGACTCAATGTCTTCTACCTCTTCGCGGACCGCCCGAAGGTCTACGGGCAGCCGGAAGACCCGGTGGTGCCGCAGCGCCGCCTGGTGCTTTGTTCCCTGGTGACCATCCTCACCGCGCTCGGCGTGGGGGCGGCCGCCCTGGTGAGCTTCAGGGAAAGGCTGAACGGCAGAGACGAGGAGGAAAACCATGAGTCCTGA
- a CDS encoding AgmX/PglI C-terminal domain-containing protein has translation MNTSLLEQELAPLNARVKEVKTAINDLDMQMSVAQSELDMFSTDQLRFDALRDACNALDRLAQLEVGGLFWGAMPEVGDPEARLTKIRESVDRFDEEIRGSLEKRAGLKAQLDRRHDDLESLYEAIHDAHAREERREEEFLVERELCVPEHVPVMPWSNEPEVERRYRRTMSTAMLLSLLLFIITRLVTLPPPVHPVIAEVPDRLAMMVRKEIPKPVPPKKAREEKKEEKEQAKKENATEKTEKKQAVAQQERAQEHPAQASSEQAAAPTRSRNTGVLAFKDSFKDLIDETPVPKLGAEARLSNANAAGQAVASRSLVAMQAGAGGGGYGAVSRNVGNGGSGGIGGAAVGRGVGGGKEGRLGRGNAGFSKVQSGIAGAGGAKEGRPLSSNARASRTDEEIQILFDRYKAALYRIYNTQLRKDPTLRGKMVLKIAIEPNGAVSACSVDSTNINANEFCEQIVDRVRKFNFGPKDGVPKTTILYPIDFLPAR, from the coding sequence GTGAATACATCGTTACTGGAACAGGAGCTGGCGCCGCTTAACGCCAGGGTCAAAGAGGTCAAGACGGCCATCAACGACCTCGATATGCAGATGAGCGTGGCGCAGTCGGAGCTCGACATGTTCTCCACGGACCAGCTCCGCTTCGATGCCTTGAGGGACGCGTGCAACGCCCTCGACCGGCTCGCCCAGCTCGAGGTCGGCGGTCTCTTCTGGGGGGCAATGCCGGAGGTCGGCGACCCGGAGGCGCGCCTTACGAAGATCAGGGAGAGCGTCGACAGGTTCGACGAGGAGATCCGCGGGTCCCTCGAGAAAAGGGCGGGGCTCAAGGCGCAGCTGGACCGGCGCCACGATGATCTTGAGTCGCTCTACGAAGCGATCCACGACGCGCATGCGCGTGAAGAGCGGCGCGAGGAGGAATTCCTCGTCGAGCGGGAACTTTGCGTGCCGGAGCACGTCCCGGTGATGCCTTGGAGCAACGAGCCCGAGGTGGAGCGACGCTACCGCCGCACCATGTCCACCGCCATGCTCCTGAGTCTTCTGCTTTTCATCATCACCAGGCTGGTGACCCTCCCGCCGCCGGTGCATCCGGTCATTGCCGAGGTGCCGGATAGGCTTGCGATGATGGTGCGCAAGGAGATCCCGAAGCCGGTCCCGCCGAAGAAGGCGCGGGAAGAGAAGAAAGAGGAGAAGGAGCAGGCGAAGAAGGAAAACGCCACCGAGAAGACGGAGAAAAAGCAGGCCGTGGCGCAGCAGGAGCGCGCACAGGAACATCCGGCCCAGGCGTCGTCGGAACAGGCCGCGGCACCTACGCGTTCCCGCAACACCGGGGTGCTTGCCTTCAAGGACAGCTTCAAGGACCTGATCGACGAGACGCCGGTCCCCAAACTCGGCGCCGAGGCGCGCCTCAGCAACGCGAACGCCGCCGGACAGGCCGTCGCCAGCCGCTCGCTGGTGGCGATGCAGGCCGGCGCGGGAGGCGGCGGGTACGGTGCCGTGAGTCGCAACGTCGGTAACGGCGGCAGCGGCGGGATCGGCGGCGCCGCAGTCGGCCGGGGTGTCGGCGGCGGCAAGGAGGGTAGGCTCGGGCGCGGCAACGCGGGCTTCTCTAAAGTGCAAAGCGGCATCGCCGGGGCGGGAGGGGCCAAAGAAGGAAGGCCGCTCAGCTCGAACGCACGCGCTTCCCGCACCGACGAGGAGATCCAGATCCTCTTCGACCGCTACAAGGCGGCGCTCTACCGCATCTACAACACCCAGTTGCGCAAGGACCCCACCCTGCGCGGCAAGATGGTGCTGAAGATCGCCATCGAACCAAACGGCGCGGTCTCCGCCTGCTCCGTGGACTCGACCAACATCAACGCAAACGAGTTCTGCGAGCAGATCGTGGACCGGGTCAGGAAGTTCAACTTTGGCCCCAAAGACGGGGTACCGAAGACGACCATCCTGTACCCGATAGACTTCCTCCCGGCGCGCTGA
- a CDS encoding ExbD/TolR family protein has product MRQSRRMKRLERNNHRRQAYLNLIPMLDVLSVLVFFLLFHSFNGDMPEQRLTLPNSVVETKPRGTVVVSVTPEAIVVQGQPVARTAELYDDQVATVREVTDRLNEIQNRIAASGGTVAESESREVTLLADKNIPFKVLKKIMTSCTASGYGRISLAVIQKASHA; this is encoded by the coding sequence ATGAGACAGAGCAGGCGCATGAAGCGGCTGGAGCGCAACAACCATCGCCGTCAGGCATATCTGAACCTCATACCGATGCTGGACGTACTTTCGGTCCTGGTGTTCTTCCTCCTTTTCCACTCGTTCAACGGCGACATGCCCGAACAGCGCCTCACCCTCCCGAACTCCGTCGTCGAGACGAAGCCTAGGGGGACCGTGGTGGTTTCGGTCACCCCGGAGGCGATCGTGGTACAGGGGCAGCCGGTGGCGAGGACCGCCGAGCTCTACGACGACCAGGTAGCCACGGTGCGCGAAGTGACGGACCGGCTGAACGAGATCCAGAACCGGATCGCCGCAAGCGGAGGAACGGTTGCGGAGAGCGAGTCGAGGGAGGTCACCCTTCTCGCGGACAAGAACATACCGTTCAAGGTGCTTAAAAAAATAATGACGAGCTGCACGGCTTCCGGCTACGGCAGGATCTCTCTCGCCGTCATCCAGAAGGCCTCGCATGCCTAG